A DNA window from Eriocheir sinensis breed Jianghai 21 chromosome 22, ASM2467909v1, whole genome shotgun sequence contains the following coding sequences:
- the LOC127001875 gene encoding dehydrogenase/reductase SDR family member 11-like: MMRWSGRVALVTGASMGIGASVARRLVAEGMKVVGAARSIDKLQALVSELKGQRGTLIPIKCDLTKDEEVLAMFAKIKKDLGGVDVCINNAGFTHNKSLLEGSPKEWREMMDLNVVALCLCTRESIASMRERGVDDGHIIHISSFSGHRVIPNKAVHFYAATKYSVTALTEGLRQELREANSNIRISAISPGLVETEFMANGHLAEDANAAKKFYKERGSLSADDITATLVHILSAPPHVQIHDVLIRPITQAL; this comes from the exons ATGATGCGGTGGTCAGGTCGTGTGGCCCTGGTGACTGGTGCCAGCATGGGGATCGGTGCCAGCGTGGCCAGGCGACTGGTGGCTGAGGGCATGAAGGTGGTGGGAGCAGCTCGTAGCATTGACAAACTACAG GCCTTGGTGAGTGAACTCAAGGGTCAACGAGGCACACTTATCCCCATCAAGTGTGACCTCACCAAGGACGAGGAGGTGCTGGCCATGTTCGCCAAGATCAAGAAGGACCTCGGAGGCGTGGACGTGTGTATCAACAATGCAGGATTCACCCACAACAAGTCCCTGCTGG AGGGAAGCCCCAAGGAGTGGCGTGAGATGATGGATCTCAACGTTGTGGCTCTGTGCTTATGTACACGCGAGAGTATTGCTTCCATGCGAGAACGCGGCGTTGACGATGGGCACATCATCCACATCAGCAG CTTCTCTGGACACCGTGTCATCCCCAATAAAGCTGTTCACTTCTACGCCGCCACCAAGTACTCCGTCACAGCACTCACTGAGGGACTGCGGCAGGAGCTGAGGGAAGCTAACTCCAACATCAGGATATCC GCCATCAGTCCCGGTTTGGTGGAAACTGAGTTTATGGCGAATGGCCACTTGGCAGAGGATGCAAATGCAGCCAAGAAGTTCTACAAGGAGCGTGGGAGCTTGAGTGCGGATGACATCACCGCCACTCTTGTCCACATTCTCAGTGCCCCTCCCCATGTTCAG ATCCATGATGTGCTGATCCGTCCCATAACACAGGCTCTGTGA